Proteins encoded within one genomic window of Mesorhizobium sp. AR10:
- a CDS encoding M16 family metallopeptidase, whose product MTSQVEWLRGALLTTSLALTLTGPVLAANAGDASKVTDFLLDNGMEVVVIPDHRAPIVTHMVWYKIGSADEPPGKSGIAHFFEHLMFKATKNHAAGEFDRAISAIGGSNNAFTSYDYTAFHETVAPSALADMMGFEADRMRNLILTDEVIKTERDVILEERRSRIDSNPEAVLDEEVDATLWQNQPYRIPVIGWMQEMEQLNRTDATAFYDKYYTPNNAVLVVAGDVEPDAVKALAEKTFGKIARGPNLPPRIRPVEPEQNTKRTVTLTDARVSVPSFSTQWVVPSYRTAKPGEAEALDLLAEILGGGNRSRLYQELVVKQGIAAGAGAFFQGTMLDATNFTIYGAPRGDAKLAAVEAAVDTEVTRIAKDGVTEQELEKAKDRYIRSMIFARDKQDSMANIYGSTLATGGNVRDIEEWPDRIRKVTADEVKAVAARYLVLDRSTTGYLLPKTQAEN is encoded by the coding sequence ATGACATCTCAAGTTGAATGGCTGCGCGGTGCGCTGTTGACGACGTCTCTGGCTTTGACGCTGACCGGCCCGGTTCTGGCCGCCAACGCAGGAGACGCCAGCAAGGTGACGGACTTCCTGCTCGACAACGGCATGGAGGTCGTGGTCATCCCCGATCACCGGGCACCGATCGTCACCCATATGGTGTGGTACAAGATCGGCAGCGCCGACGAGCCGCCGGGCAAATCCGGCATTGCCCATTTCTTCGAACATCTGATGTTCAAGGCGACGAAGAATCATGCCGCCGGCGAGTTCGACCGCGCCATCTCTGCCATCGGCGGCTCCAACAACGCCTTCACCTCTTATGACTACACCGCCTTCCACGAGACGGTGGCGCCGTCGGCACTCGCAGACATGATGGGTTTCGAGGCAGACCGGATGCGCAATCTCATCCTCACCGACGAAGTCATCAAGACCGAGCGCGACGTCATCCTAGAGGAGCGCCGCTCGCGCATCGACAGCAATCCCGAGGCCGTGCTCGACGAGGAAGTCGACGCCACGCTGTGGCAGAACCAGCCCTACCGCATTCCGGTGATCGGCTGGATGCAGGAGATGGAGCAGCTGAACCGGACCGACGCCACCGCCTTCTACGACAAGTATTACACGCCCAACAACGCCGTGCTGGTGGTGGCCGGCGACGTCGAGCCGGACGCGGTCAAGGCGCTGGCCGAAAAGACCTTTGGCAAGATCGCGCGTGGCCCGAACCTGCCGCCGCGCATCCGTCCGGTCGAGCCGGAGCAGAACACCAAACGTACGGTGACGCTCACCGATGCGCGCGTCAGTGTGCCGAGTTTTTCGACGCAGTGGGTAGTTCCGTCCTATCGCACGGCAAAGCCCGGCGAAGCCGAGGCGCTCGACCTGCTCGCCGAAATCCTCGGCGGCGGAAACCGCAGCCGGCTCTACCAGGAGCTTGTGGTCAAGCAAGGCATTGCCGCCGGCGCCGGCGCCTTCTTCCAGGGCACCATGCTCGATGCCACCAATTTCACCATCTATGGCGCGCCGCGCGGCGACGCCAAGCTGGCCGCTGTGGAAGCGGCGGTCGACACCGAAGTCACCCGCATCGCCAAGGACGGTGTCACCGAGCAGGAACTGGAGAAGGCCAAGGACCGTTATATCAGATCGATGATCTTCGCCCGCGACAAGCAGGATTCGATGGCAAACATCTATGGCTCGACGCTGGCCACCGGTGGCAACGTAAGGGATATCGAGGAATGGCCTGACCGCATCCGCAAGGTCACTGCCGACGAGGTGAAAGCTGTCGCCGCCCGCTATCTGGTGCTCGACCGTTCGACGACCGGCTATCTCTTGCCGAAAACCCAGGCGGAGAACTGA
- the rsmD gene encoding 16S rRNA (guanine(966)-N(2))-methyltransferase RsmD, whose translation MRIVGGEFRGRPLATPRSSAIRPTTDRTREAVFNVLAHRFPQSLQGARVLDLFAGTGALGLEALSRGASYGVFIEESAEGRGLIRTNVETFGLTGRTKIFRRDAAALGEAGTIAAFGLVFVDPPYGKGLGELALRSARAGGWLSPGALCVVEEAAAAAFEAGQGFSVVDERNYGETVIRFIEAA comes from the coding sequence ATGCGGATCGTCGGCGGTGAGTTTCGCGGGCGTCCGCTGGCGACGCCCCGCAGCAGCGCCATACGCCCGACGACCGACCGCACCCGCGAGGCAGTCTTCAACGTTTTGGCGCATCGGTTTCCCCAGAGCCTCCAGGGCGCGCGCGTGCTCGACCTGTTTGCCGGCACCGGCGCGCTCGGCCTCGAAGCGCTGTCGCGTGGTGCGTCCTACGGCGTCTTCATCGAGGAATCGGCAGAAGGACGCGGCCTGATCCGCACCAATGTCGAAACCTTCGGCCTCACCGGGCGCACCAAGATTTTCCGCCGCGACGCCGCCGCACTTGGCGAAGCGGGCACCATCGCCGCATTCGGCCTGGTCTTCGTCGATCCGCCCTACGGCAAGGGCCTCGGCGAACTTGCGTTGCGCTCGGCGCGGGCCGGCGGCTGGCTCTCGCCCGGTGCGCTCTGCGTCGTCGAGGAAGCAGCGGCAGCAGCTTTCGAGGCAGGGCAAGGTTTCTCGGTGGTCGACGAGCGCAACTATGGCGAGACGGTCATCCGCTTCATCGAAGCCGCCTGA
- a CDS encoding pseudouridine synthase gives MDDNDKKFRPKKGPARSGPKAAGPRSRDGAARKGGKPSFGAKKPYAPRGDRPMAAEGERPKRDFKSGDRPFSKGPRPDGKPFEKREGPRKPYAPRGDRPMAAEGEGPKRDFKSGDRPFSKGPRPEGKPFEKREGPRKPYAPRGDRPMAADGERPKRDFKPREAGDRPFSKGPRPEGKPYEKREGPRKPYAPRTDRPAAAAEGGEKRFDRPKRDFGDRAQRDAGDRPKRDFSDRPKRDFAGDRPQGASGGFKPRPRPAEATEEAGERIAKRLARAGLASRRDAEELIAAGRVKVNGRALTSPAFNVMPGDIIHLDGMEIPPIERTRLFLFHKPAGVVTTNRDPEGRKTVFDVLPADLPRLMTIGRLDINTEGLLLLTNDGGLSRVLELPATGWLRRYRVRVHGKVEESALAGLREGIAVDGVFYGAIEATLDREQGTNAWLTLGLREGKNREVRNILGSLGLDVTRLIRISYGPFQLDDLREGHVLEIKGRVLRDQLGERLVEESGANFDAEITKPFSNKPVRREAVREEEPERPKFTRDGERRPIGEGGLIKNRKRREGSRDEALGKLSTSPGRSFGPEKSFGERGPKPERGGFGDKPRGGFGDKPRGGFGGKKSEREQRPIEPPGQRKANVWMAPGARPIGKGRADADAAKAAETKARKASFKPAYGKPAGAKPFGTRGDGAGKRGGERPRGGPKGK, from the coding sequence ATGGACGACAACGACAAGAAATTCCGGCCCAAAAAAGGTCCGGCCAGAAGCGGCCCGAAAGCCGCGGGACCGCGCAGCCGCGATGGCGCCGCGCGCAAAGGCGGCAAACCATCCTTCGGCGCCAAGAAACCTTACGCTCCACGCGGTGACCGGCCGATGGCCGCCGAGGGCGAGCGGCCGAAGCGTGACTTCAAGAGCGGCGACCGGCCGTTCAGCAAGGGGCCACGCCCCGACGGCAAACCTTTTGAAAAGCGCGAAGGACCGCGCAAGCCTTATGCACCACGCGGCGATCGTCCGATGGCTGCCGAGGGTGAGGGGCCGAAGCGCGACTTCAAGAGCGGCGACCGGCCGTTCAGCAAAGGGCCGCGCCCCGAAGGCAAGCCTTTTGAAAAGCGCGAAGGCCCGCGCAAGCCTTACGCACCGCGCGGCGACCGGCCGATGGCCGCCGACGGCGAGCGGCCGAAGCGCGACTTCAAACCGCGCGAGGCCGGCGACCGTCCATTCAGCAAAGGACCGCGCCCCGAAGGCAAGCCTTATGAGAAGCGCGAAGGTCCGCGCAAGCCCTACGCTCCGCGCACCGACCGACCGGCCGCCGCCGCCGAGGGCGGCGAAAAACGTTTCGATCGTCCCAAGCGGGACTTTGGCGATCGCGCGCAGCGCGACGCCGGCGATCGTCCCAAGCGGGACTTCAGCGATCGTCCCAAGCGCGATTTCGCCGGCGATCGGCCGCAGGGGGCATCAGGCGGTTTCAAGCCACGCCCGCGTCCCGCCGAGGCAACGGAAGAGGCTGGCGAGCGGATCGCCAAGCGGCTGGCCCGCGCCGGCCTGGCCTCGCGCCGCGATGCCGAGGAACTGATTGCCGCCGGCCGCGTCAAGGTCAACGGCCGCGCTTTGACCTCGCCGGCCTTCAATGTCATGCCCGGCGACATCATCCATCTCGACGGCATGGAAATCCCGCCGATCGAGCGCACCCGGCTGTTCCTGTTCCACAAGCCGGCCGGCGTGGTCACCACCAACCGCGATCCCGAGGGACGGAAAACCGTCTTCGACGTGCTCCCGGCCGACCTGCCGCGGCTGATGACCATCGGCCGTCTCGACATCAACACCGAAGGCCTGCTGCTGCTCACCAATGACGGCGGGCTGTCGCGCGTGCTCGAACTGCCGGCCACCGGCTGGCTCAGGCGCTACCGCGTGCGCGTCCACGGCAAGGTCGAGGAAAGCGCGCTCGCGGGTTTACGCGAAGGCATTGCCGTCGACGGCGTCTTCTACGGCGCCATCGAAGCGACGCTCGACCGTGAGCAAGGCACCAACGCCTGGCTGACGCTTGGCCTGCGTGAAGGCAAGAACCGCGAGGTCAGGAACATCCTCGGCTCGCTCGGCCTCGACGTGACGCGGCTGATCCGCATTTCCTACGGGCCGTTCCAGCTCGACGATCTGCGCGAAGGCCATGTGCTGGAGATCAAGGGCCGGGTGCTGCGCGACCAGCTTGGCGAGCGTCTGGTTGAGGAATCCGGCGCCAATTTCGATGCCGAGATCACCAAGCCGTTTTCCAACAAGCCGGTGCGGCGCGAGGCGGTGCGGGAAGAAGAACCCGAGCGGCCGAAATTCACCCGCGACGGCGAACGCCGCCCGATCGGCGAGGGCGGGCTGATCAAGAACCGCAAGCGCCGCGAAGGCAGCCGCGACGAGGCGTTGGGCAAGCTGTCGACAAGTCCCGGCAGAAGCTTTGGGCCGGAAAAGAGTTTTGGTGAGCGTGGCCCCAAACCTGAGCGTGGTGGCTTCGGCGACAAACCCCGCGGCGGCTTTGGCGACAAGCCTCGTGGTGGATTTGGCGGGAAAAAGTCCGAACGCGAGCAGCGGCCGATCGAGCCGCCGGGCCAGCGCAAGGCCAATGTGTGGATGGCGCCGGGCGCGCGGCCGATCGGCAAGGGCAGGGCGGACGCCGATGCCGCCAAGGCAGCCGAGACCAAGGCGCGCAAGGCCTCGTTCAAGCCGGCCTATGGCAAGCCGGCTGGCGCAAAGCCGTTCGGCACGCGTGGAGATGGCGCCGGCAAGCGCGGCGGTGAGCGGCCGCGCGGCGGCCCCAAGGGCAAGTAA
- a CDS encoding nucleoside deaminase, whose protein sequence is MKRPDFMALALKEAEAAALRGEVPVGAVIASGDTVVASAGNRTRELADPTAHAEMLAIREACRKLSSERLTGHDLYVTLEPCAMCAGAISFARLRRLYFGVADEKGGAVVNGVRFFASPTCHHTPDIYPGMAENDAALLLKDFFRERRET, encoded by the coding sequence GTGAAGCGGCCGGATTTCATGGCGCTGGCGTTAAAGGAGGCCGAAGCAGCCGCCTTGCGCGGCGAAGTGCCGGTCGGCGCGGTCATCGCCAGCGGCGACACGGTCGTTGCCAGTGCCGGCAACCGCACCCGCGAGCTTGCCGACCCGACGGCGCACGCCGAGATGCTGGCCATCCGCGAGGCCTGCCGCAAGCTCTCCAGCGAGCGGCTGACCGGTCACGATCTCTATGTAACGCTGGAACCCTGCGCCATGTGCGCCGGCGCCATCTCCTTCGCCAGGCTGCGCCGGCTTTATTTCGGCGTTGCCGACGAGAAGGGGGGCGCCGTGGTCAACGGCGTGCGCTTCTTTGCGTCGCCCACTTGTCACCACACGCCCGACATCTATCCGGGCATGGCCGAAAACGATGCAGCCTTGCTGCTGAAGGATTTTTTCAGGGAGCGACGCGAAACCTAA
- the ileS gene encoding isoleucine--tRNA ligase, protein MTDTTDTIDYSKTLYLPQTDFPMRAGLPEKEPLLVKRWQDMDLYRKLREDAAGREKYVLHDGPPYANGNIHIGHALNKILKDVITRSFQMRGYDSNYVPGWDCHGLPIEWKIEEQYRAKGKNKDEVPVNEFRNECREFAAHWISVQGAEFQRLGVVGDFKNPYTTMAFHAEARIAGELLKFAMSGQLYRGSKPVMWSVVERTALAEAEVEYQDYESDTIWVKFPVASLMRPVTTAEDEQPTTLTETSLDLLEAHVVIWTTTPWTIPGNRAVSYSPRIGYGLYEVTGAENAFGPQPGEKLIFADALADDAAAKAKVTLNRLHTVSAEQLGSLTLSHPFRGFGGGYEFPVPMIAGEHVTDDAGTGFVHTAPSHGREDFDAWTDAANELRQRGIDTAIPFPVDDAGFFTKDAPGLGPDREGGAARVIDDNGKKGNANQAVIDELIKRSALFARGRLKHSYPHSWRSKKPIIFRNTPQWFVYMDKELGDGTTLRSRALKAIDDTRFVPAAGQNRIRAMIEERPDWVLSRQRAWGVPIAVFADTDGNVLKDEAVNQRIMDAFEKEGADAWFAADAKERFLGNHDASRWKQVMDILDVWFDSGSTHVFTLEDRPDLKWPADVYMEGSDQHRGWFHSSLLESCGTRGRAPYETVVTHGFTMDEEGRKMSKSLGNTVVPQDVIKQSGADILRLWVVTTDYWEDQRLGKNVLQTNIDAYRKLRNTIRWMLGTLAHDDGEEVPLDKMPELERLMLHRLAELDEVVRSGYDAFEFKRVTRTLLDFMVVELSAFYFDIRKDALYCDAPSSIKRKASVQVVRHLFDCLVKWLAPMLPFTMEEAWLDRHPDAVSLHLDQFPQIPENWKNEALAEKWRKVRQVRRVVTGALEIARAQKVIGSSLEAVPVVSLDDAALEAAISDVDMAEMAITSDLVIAHGPSGYQAPVGAFTLDDVRGVAVVVEKAEDRGLVKCARSWRYTADVGQDAEFPDVSARDAAVLHELKALGRL, encoded by the coding sequence ATGACCGACACAACCGATACAATCGACTATTCCAAGACGCTTTATCTGCCGCAGACGGATTTTCCGATGCGCGCCGGCTTGCCGGAAAAGGAACCGCTGCTGGTGAAGCGCTGGCAGGACATGGACCTCTACCGCAAGCTGCGCGAGGACGCCGCCGGCCGCGAAAAATACGTGTTGCATGACGGCCCGCCCTACGCCAACGGCAACATCCATATCGGCCATGCGCTGAACAAGATCCTCAAAGACGTCATCACCCGCTCGTTCCAGATGCGCGGCTACGATTCCAACTACGTGCCGGGCTGGGACTGCCATGGCCTGCCGATCGAATGGAAGATCGAGGAGCAATACCGCGCCAAGGGCAAGAACAAGGACGAGGTGCCGGTCAACGAGTTCCGCAATGAATGCCGCGAGTTCGCCGCGCACTGGATCTCCGTGCAAGGCGCGGAGTTCCAGCGGCTCGGCGTCGTCGGCGATTTCAAAAATCCCTATACGACGATGGCCTTCCACGCCGAGGCGCGCATCGCTGGCGAGCTGTTGAAGTTCGCCATGTCGGGCCAGCTCTATCGCGGCTCCAAGCCGGTGATGTGGAGCGTGGTCGAGCGCACGGCGTTGGCCGAGGCCGAAGTCGAGTACCAGGACTATGAGTCAGACACGATCTGGGTGAAGTTTCCGGTCGCCAGCCTCATGCGGCCCGTCACCACCGCTGAAGACGAGCAGCCGACAACGTTGACCGAGACCTCGCTTGACCTGCTCGAGGCCCATGTCGTCATCTGGACGACGACGCCCTGGACCATCCCCGGCAACCGCGCCGTCAGCTATTCGCCGCGCATCGGCTATGGCCTTTACGAGGTCACGGGGGCAGAGAACGCTTTCGGCCCGCAGCCTGGCGAAAAGCTGATCTTTGCCGACGCGCTGGCCGATGACGCCGCTGCCAAGGCCAAGGTCACCTTGAATCGTCTTCACACCGTTTCGGCCGAACAGCTTGGAAGCCTTACGCTTTCGCATCCCTTCAGGGGTTTCGGCGGCGGCTATGAATTTCCCGTGCCAATGATTGCAGGCGAGCATGTCACCGACGATGCCGGCACCGGCTTCGTTCACACCGCGCCCAGCCACGGTCGCGAGGATTTCGATGCCTGGACGGATGCCGCGAACGAGCTTCGCCAGCGCGGCATCGACACCGCCATCCCGTTCCCTGTCGACGATGCCGGCTTCTTCACCAAGGACGCGCCGGGTCTCGGCCCGGATCGCGAAGGTGGCGCTGCGCGCGTCATCGACGACAACGGCAAGAAAGGCAACGCCAACCAGGCGGTCATCGACGAGCTGATCAAGCGCAGCGCGCTGTTCGCGCGCGGCCGGTTGAAGCATTCCTATCCGCATTCCTGGCGGTCGAAGAAGCCGATCATCTTCCGCAACACGCCGCAATGGTTCGTATACATGGACAAGGAGCTCGGCGACGGCACAACACTGCGCAGCCGCGCGCTGAAGGCGATCGACGACACCCGCTTCGTGCCGGCGGCGGGCCAGAACCGCATCCGCGCCATGATCGAGGAGCGCCCCGACTGGGTGCTGTCGCGCCAGCGCGCCTGGGGCGTGCCGATTGCCGTCTTCGCCGACACCGACGGCAATGTGCTGAAGGATGAGGCAGTCAACCAGCGCATCATGGACGCCTTCGAGAAGGAGGGCGCCGACGCCTGGTTCGCGGCCGACGCCAAGGAGCGGTTCCTCGGCAATCACGATGCCTCCCGGTGGAAGCAGGTGATGGACATCCTCGACGTCTGGTTCGATTCGGGCTCGACGCATGTCTTCACGCTGGAGGACCGTCCCGACCTGAAATGGCCGGCGGACGTCTATATGGAAGGCTCCGACCAGCATCGCGGCTGGTTCCATTCCTCGCTGCTCGAAAGCTGCGGCACCAGGGGCAGGGCGCCTTACGAAACCGTCGTCACCCATGGTTTCACCATGGATGAGGAAGGTCGGAAGATGTCGAAGTCGCTCGGCAACACCGTCGTGCCGCAGGACGTCATCAAGCAGTCTGGCGCCGATATTCTGCGGCTGTGGGTGGTGACGACCGATTACTGGGAAGACCAGCGGCTCGGCAAGAACGTACTGCAGACCAACATCGACGCCTACCGCAAGCTGCGCAACACCATCCGCTGGATGCTGGGCACGCTCGCCCATGACGATGGCGAGGAGGTGCCGCTGGACAAGATGCCGGAGCTGGAGCGGTTGATGCTGCATCGGCTGGCCGAACTCGACGAGGTCGTGCGCTCGGGCTACGACGCCTTCGAATTCAAGCGCGTCACCCGTACGCTGCTCGACTTCATGGTGGTCGAGCTGTCGGCCTTCTATTTCGACATCCGCAAGGACGCGCTCTACTGTGACGCGCCGTCGAGCATAAAGCGCAAGGCTTCGGTGCAAGTGGTTCGCCATCTCTTCGATTGCCTGGTGAAGTGGCTGGCGCCGATGCTGCCCTTCACCATGGAAGAGGCATGGCTCGACCGTCATCCCGATGCGGTGTCGCTGCATCTCGACCAGTTCCCGCAAATCCCGGAAAACTGGAAGAACGAGGCGCTGGCGGAAAAATGGCGCAAGGTGCGGCAGGTTCGCCGCGTCGTCACCGGCGCGCTGGAGATCGCCCGCGCCCAGAAGGTGATCGGCTCGTCGCTGGAAGCGGTGCCGGTGGTCAGCCTCGACGATGCGGCGCTCGAAGCGGCGATATCGGATGTCGACATGGCCGAGATGGCGATCACCAGCGATCTCGTCATCGCCCACGGCCCAAGCGGTTACCAGGCGCCAGTAGGCGCCTTCACGCTTGACGACGTTAGGGGTGTTGCCGTGGTGGTCGAGAAGGCCGAGGACCGCGGCCTGGTTAAATGCGCGCGGTCGTGGCGTTACACGGCCGATGTCGGGCAGGACGCGGAATTCCCCGATGTTTCGGCTCGGGATGCCGCCGTCCTGCATGAACTGAAGGCCCTTGGCCGGCTTTGA
- a CDS encoding antitoxin Xre/MbcA/ParS toxin-binding domain-containing protein translates to MSGLHFKVQPTTVRKSASKEKAERVQADVIVRDAATGQFLVSFTKVEELRHRGFSNDEIYKIVGSRRTLARRKERSEKLTVSESDRVLRLERISTMADRVFGDHEKAQRWLRKRSRVLNEAPIKLLQSETGASLVEEELNRIDYGIFA, encoded by the coding sequence ATGTCCGGTTTGCATTTCAAGGTTCAGCCGACGACCGTCAGAAAGTCGGCGTCAAAGGAAAAGGCTGAGCGCGTACAGGCAGATGTTATCGTTCGGGATGCCGCAACCGGACAATTTTTGGTCAGTTTCACCAAAGTCGAAGAACTCCGCCACCGCGGTTTTAGCAATGACGAAATTTATAAGATCGTGGGTTCACGGCGCACTTTGGCGCGCAGGAAAGAACGCAGTGAGAAACTGACAGTTTCCGAGTCTGATCGAGTCTTAAGACTGGAACGTATTTCGACCATGGCGGATCGCGTTTTTGGTGATCACGAAAAAGCGCAGCGTTGGTTGCGCAAGCGTAGCAGAGTGCTCAACGAAGCCCCCATCAAGCTGCTGCAATCAGAAACTGGCGCTTCTCTTGTGGAAGAAGAACTTAATCGCATTGATTACGGCATTTTCGCCTGA
- a CDS encoding RES family NAD+ phosphorylase — protein sequence MRLWRISNFADLSGRGAMISAGRWNIKGTSMVYCADHPATALLEILVHADAEDLPPTYQLLEIEVPDGVTITTPDLPASWRDNLAKTRQLGTDFIAAASHALMEVPCIIVPFTRNYLLNPALLEREGIAIVGATSHPIDTRLLE from the coding sequence ATGCGTCTATGGCGCATATCCAATTTCGCTGATTTGTCTGGCCGAGGCGCCATGATCAGCGCCGGCCGTTGGAATATCAAGGGCACTTCCATGGTGTATTGCGCGGATCATCCCGCCACGGCGCTTCTTGAAATTTTGGTTCACGCCGACGCGGAGGACTTGCCGCCTACCTACCAGCTTCTGGAAATCGAAGTGCCGGATGGCGTCACCATCACGACCCCCGACTTGCCGGCCAGTTGGAGAGACAATCTGGCAAAAACGCGGCAACTTGGGACGGACTTTATCGCCGCTGCCAGTCATGCGTTAATGGAAGTGCCTTGCATCATCGTGCCGTTCACAAGGAACTATCTGCTCAACCCAGCTCTGCTCGAACGTGAAGGCATCGCGATCGTTGGCGCGACGAGCCATCCGATCGATACGCGATTGCTGGAATAG
- a CDS encoding MipA/OmpV family protein has product MSVVLAAAALSVAGSAKAGEGAFGWLSGDWYLTIGATGMVAPNFEGGKKYLLSASPIISLGKAGPAARFTSRNDNISLALIDDGSVRAGLTGKFLFSRDSEDELQGLDPVRWGGEAGGFFEFYPLDWLRARAELRHGIRAHNGFVADIAADAFYDVTPNVRISGGPRVSFASSDYFDAYYGVNAQEAVASGLSEYHPGGGLKSTGLGGAVTWKVTEPMTASLFGEYSRLMGPAADSSLVRERGDRDQFTVGVSTTYRFDFSM; this is encoded by the coding sequence ATGTCTGTGGTTTTGGCGGCTGCCGCGCTGAGCGTGGCAGGTTCTGCCAAGGCAGGCGAGGGCGCCTTCGGCTGGCTGTCCGGCGACTGGTATCTGACGATCGGCGCCACCGGCATGGTCGCGCCGAATTTCGAGGGCGGCAAGAAATACCTGCTCAGCGCCTCGCCGATCATTTCGCTCGGCAAGGCCGGTCCGGCAGCCCGCTTCACCTCGCGCAACGACAACATCTCGCTGGCGCTGATCGACGACGGCAGCGTACGGGCCGGCCTGACCGGAAAATTCCTGTTTTCCCGCGACAGCGAGGATGAACTGCAGGGCCTTGACCCGGTACGCTGGGGCGGCGAGGCCGGCGGCTTCTTCGAATTCTATCCCTTGGACTGGTTGCGCGCCCGTGCCGAGCTGCGCCACGGCATTCGCGCCCATAACGGTTTTGTCGCCGATATCGCCGCCGACGCCTTCTACGATGTGACGCCAAATGTCAGGATTTCGGGCGGACCGCGCGTTTCCTTCGCCTCATCCGACTATTTCGACGCCTACTACGGCGTCAACGCGCAGGAAGCCGTGGCTTCGGGCCTCAGCGAATATCATCCGGGCGGCGGGCTGAAGTCGACAGGCCTTGGCGGCGCGGTGACCTGGAAAGTGACCGAACCGATGACCGCCAGCCTGTTTGGTGAGTATTCCCGTCTGATGGGCCCGGCGGCTGATTCCAGTCTGGTCAGGGAGCGCGGCGACCGCGACCAGTTCACGGTCGGCGTCTCGACCACCTATCGCTTCGATTTTTCGATGTGA
- a CDS encoding HdeD family acid-resistance protein: protein MTFHGDALKDAISQTRAKWGWFVGLGVLLLIFGGIAFGNLFIATVASVYVVGWLMLMAGVIEIMHAFGVKTWSRFFYWLLSGLLYAVAGFFAFYNPLLASAVLTFLLAVALVASGVLRAWVGYQHRPEKGWGWLVAAGVISALAGLVIAMGWPVNSLWVLGLFLAIDLIFQGWTFIAVGLALKK from the coding sequence ATGACTTTTCACGGCGATGCGTTGAAAGATGCGATCAGTCAGACGCGGGCGAAATGGGGATGGTTCGTCGGGCTCGGCGTGCTGCTGCTGATCTTCGGCGGCATTGCCTTCGGCAATTTGTTCATCGCCACCGTTGCCTCGGTCTATGTCGTCGGCTGGCTGATGCTGATGGCCGGCGTCATCGAGATCATGCATGCCTTCGGCGTGAAGACATGGAGCCGCTTCTTCTACTGGTTGCTCAGCGGGCTTCTTTATGCCGTCGCCGGGTTCTTCGCCTTTTATAATCCGCTGCTGGCGTCGGCGGTGCTGACCTTCCTGCTGGCAGTCGCGCTGGTTGCTTCAGGCGTGCTCAGGGCCTGGGTCGGTTACCAGCACAGGCCGGAAAAAGGCTGGGGCTGGCTGGTCGCGGCCGGCGTCATCAGCGCGCTGGCGGGCTTGGTCATCGCCATGGGCTGGCCGGTCAACAGCCTGTGGGTGCTCGGGCTTTTCCTGGCCATCGACCTGATCTTCCAGGGCTGGACGTTCATCGCCGTCGGCCTGGCGCTGAAGAAGTAG
- a CDS encoding bifunctional riboflavin kinase/FAD synthetase gives MTGAFERISATLPLPACLRGGVVAIGNFDGLHRGHQAVLERALAEAGRRGAPALVLTFEPHPRKVFRPDTPLFVLTPPPMKARLLSHLGFAALVEQPFTRDFASLSAEAFVTDVLEKNLGITHAVTGFDFHFGKDRQGGPAFLMAAGERHGFGVTLVDAFRDEGAEVVSSSRIRALLGEGEVAEAAGLLGYRFTVEGEVIGGQQLGRTLGFPTANMRLSPEATLKEGIYAVRFRRADGKLHDGVASFGRRPTIDDNGAPLLETFVFDFSGDLYGEICAVSFFGFLRSEVKFDGLDALVAQMRRDEAEARALLAGVSPLSKLDRAMAF, from the coding sequence ATGACGGGAGCCTTCGAACGCATTTCCGCAACCTTGCCGCTGCCTGCCTGTCTGCGTGGCGGCGTGGTGGCGATCGGCAATTTCGACGGCCTTCACCGTGGCCATCAGGCGGTGCTCGAACGCGCGCTTGCGGAAGCCGGCCGGCGTGGCGCGCCCGCTCTGGTGCTGACCTTCGAGCCGCATCCGCGCAAGGTGTTCAGGCCAGACACGCCGCTGTTCGTGCTGACGCCGCCGCCAATGAAGGCGCGGCTGTTGTCGCATCTGGGTTTTGCCGCACTCGTCGAACAGCCGTTCACGCGCGACTTCGCTTCGCTGTCGGCTGAGGCTTTCGTCACCGATGTGCTGGAAAAGAACCTCGGCATCACGCATGCCGTCACCGGCTTCGATTTCCATTTCGGCAAGGACAGGCAAGGCGGCCCCGCTTTTCTGATGGCTGCCGGCGAGCGCCACGGTTTCGGCGTCACGCTGGTCGATGCCTTTCGCGACGAAGGCGCCGAAGTGGTGTCGTCGAGCCGCATCCGCGCGCTGCTCGGCGAGGGTGAGGTGGCCGAGGCGGCCGGCCTGCTTGGCTACCGCTTCACCGTCGAAGGCGAGGTGATCGGCGGCCAGCAGCTTGGCCGCACGCTCGGCTTTCCGACCGCCAACATGAGGCTTTCGCCCGAAGCTACTCTAAAGGAAGGAATTTATGCCGTACGCTTCCGCCGCGCCGACGGCAAGCTTCATGACGGCGTCGCCAGTTTCGGCCGCCGCCCGACCATCGACGACAATGGCGCGCCGCTGCTGGAAACCTTTGTCTTCGACTTTTCCGGCGATCTGTACGGCGAAATTTGCGCGGTATCGTTCTTCGGTTTCCTGCGTTCGGAGGTGAAGTTCGACGGGCTGGACGCCCTGGTCGCGCAGATGCGGCGCGACGAGGCCGAGGCAAGGGCGCTGCTTGCCGGTGTCAGCCCGCTGTCGAAACTGGACCGCGCGATGGCTTTTTGA